The genomic segment GATAACTATACCAACACTGGCTGGATAACTGTTctttaatgtatgtgtgtgtgtgtgtgtgtttgtcacagCCTTACCCTGGTCTATGTTGTGCTGTGGTAGCTGGCTCATCTGACTGTGGACCACACCTGCGTAATTCCGGAGAAAAGCTTCTTCACTCGGCGTGAGCTGAAGAATGAAAGAGTGACAATAGGAACAAAGACAAAattaatttgaaaaacaaaatgacaattAGTTTCTTACTTTCATTCAATTGCTCTCAGTTTGTGTCCTGTACAAGAATTAAACCATTTTAGAATCAAAGCAATATTTGTCTCTGAACCTGTCTAGTATGTGAAAGTTGGCTTGTGTGGAGAATAAGGGCAATTGTTTTAGTCAATGAATTTTTTTGGCGGGAAACACTTATTCACTCAAAAACCTAGACTGAAAACATTTCTAGTCTTAAAcataagaaatacatttttatgaaaatgaatagACAATTGTAACTGGATTATCCCAATCCCAAAAGTTGATAATGATGGTGGCAATCATTaatgataaattattttttaactttaattataATCAAAATAAAGCACCTATTCATACTTATGTAAACACAGACTGAGCATTCACAGCTTCAAAGTTACACATAACATCACATGATGTTGGGCGATAATGTCCCATTTCAGGCTTCCCATTTTAGCCTGTGACTAAGTCAATTTCATTGCCTTAAACGACCATTACAAACTGGTTTTATCAGCTGTGTCTAATTAAGAGTGTTGCTcaaatcacaaaataaaactcttGTCTGTTGTCAGGTTAGTGTGCTATCTGCTTGCCAGTACCACAGTGTGTCCTTTtgctattaaaaaaataaaccaaaaaaagacCAACATCTATGTTCATTTCCTCCACTCTGTCATGTGTCAAGTGGCATTTAGATACAACTTGAGTCAgcactgtgtaaagtgaattcagacattttcttctaaacacattaaataggtcataaatgtattctaaaaaaaggtgtaaaaagcatttcaaccatttagatttgaattgtggagctaggcttcacaaactgtgtttcaagatttctgtgttcaggatttagtgggcgggtctgaaaatctcCGCCGCATTACATAACGCGGcagtgattggcataaacctgcccctgctgctgtagaggtataaatacattcagtgcacactactactactacagttagccagttatccgccgagctagccgctgggCTAGTGGCAGacagctctcagacgtagcgtccatgtttcgggcagaggtggtgactttgattgacaggtgatacttggtagggggcggggtttcagcgaacttggctggcactcccacagtgtttgggagtagagaaagagactgattttgaAGTCtactttcatatatttggcgatttttttttcattcaaatttggcagggtggttaacaacacacttttctgtggtcaaactcagaacacatatttattcttactttacacggactttaagagAAAACATGTCTGGAGCCGCTATCCATTCTTCCTGATTCAAACATACAATCTAGCTGGAAACTGAATTTCAGAACAATACATCTATGACAGGTGTCCCTAAATGAAAGTGGGCCCTAAagagtagggctgggcaattaatcgaaaaataaccaaaaccaacatttagaaactctaatcggcttaatcttgctcatgtcaattaatggtggtgttcactgttgccatgacagtaaaggttgcatatctttaaggaatttaaaacttgtctccagtgatcattttaacccaaaccatgatcttttcatagttctaatcaagtaaactagacattaaccacagcgtcacaccttaaaatatcattattttcactccctaaagatactcctGTGTGAGGGCAgtagtgtaaaatacaaaacaaaagaagctgtgaaaatacataattgttcatcaagggtggagttaatcgttcattaatcgtaatcaaggttaaaagttcaattaatcgtgattttgatttttgccataatcgcccagctaCTACTAAAGGGGCAACAGGAGTACTTTGACTGTCCTAGATAgcttcaaaagaaaaagaacacagtCAATTTTAATTTCAGTCTGCCCAATGTGATCACCTCTCTacagaaatagaaatgtttgTCTCTATATTAAAGGATACACATCTTGGATGGGGATGTGTGGATGTTTGTCCTCTGCCTTCTGGTAGAACCAGTGACAACCATTTTGATGTGGCAATTATGGTTTCTAGTGTTGATATCAAAGTTTTATAGGTTTCAGGATGACATCTGACACCACTGTGTGCATGAGCAGGACAATACGCAGTgctaaatatatacatatttttatctAGAAAATGTCAACAGCTGATGTAAAATGCCAGATGATCATAGTATGTAAAGACCATGTACGTACATTTGATCCCATTTTCTTTAGCATGAGCAGGACCCGCACTTTCTGTTGGATGTACATGTCTTCAGGAGACTTCCCCGGGGCCTCCTCGCGGTTCATCCCCCCTGCTCCTGTGGCTCTGCGTACACAAACAAATCCATGTTACACAAGACCTGTGAGAAAAACGCAGCTATGCAAACACATTGACAGGGTTGTTTTCTGCCACATAATCTGAATGCTGTTAAATTGATCATGTGATATTCAACTTAAAAATCTTCTGATTGTGAACACTCACCGCAGCCGCCCTGAAAGGTTTTAACCAGGCAGCTAAAAAGTGATCTGACCTGTTTTCTCTGGTAtcctgttttgtatttttcctaCAGTGTCATCTAGTGAGTCTGCATTAAATACAGCTTTGCATCTGCATTGCTAACAACTGTATGAGTCAAAACCGTGGTagtgtttttaactgtaagAGTAGCATAAAAGTAAAACCCCaaatattactattataacAAGATATACAATTGACTGCATTTCAATTATCAAATGTTTTCTAATCAGATGGACAGTACTAGACGAGAATAGATATTttacaataaaggcaaataatataGACtcttggggggggggcggggggggggggttgtgtctCTGTGCAGTCAGTGCAGGTTTGGCGCTCTGCAGCCTGAATGGCTGTCAA from the Scomber japonicus isolate fScoJap1 chromosome 4, fScoJap1.pri, whole genome shotgun sequence genome contains:
- the ctnnbip1 gene encoding beta-catenin-interacting protein 1; amino-acid sequence: MNREEAPGKSPEDMYIQQKVRVLLMLKKMGSNLTPSEEAFLRNYAGVVHSQMSQLPQHNIDQGAEDVVMAFSRSETEDRRQ